In the Kribbella sp. NBC_00482 genome, one interval contains:
- a CDS encoding peptide ABC transporter substrate-binding protein: MALGLALVLASCGDGKSSGSGSGSGSKSEVIAIAADPLEYINPLNENGSPGIQVAMAMFAPLVTTDPETGKLQNVMADSVTPDKTSQTWTIKLKAGNTFQNGQPLTAKDYVDSWNLTAMGSNAWKNNGFFSKVEGYDALNPPTPDGATPKPTAVKTLSGLKQIDDLTFSVKLKVPFSQFGLTLQYLGLAPLPEEVRKNPDAYKRKPIGNGPFKLAADWNAGDDIKLAKWDGYKGSLVPQADEITYRFIPNADTAYNEFLAGNVDFVDVPSTKVKSFKTDAPDQWVTSISSGANYLVIPAWDPRFKNPKLRHAFSEAIDRKAFADLVGLSEPAKGLVAPDMAGYRDNACKYCDFDAAKAKQLLAEAGGFSGTLNISYSTTSATGQIFAEAIGNMLRQNLGLQVKYTGKQGSEITELANSRKLDGLRFGGWGHDYPSIEDYLTPMFKSNGDANFANYANPALDAVLAKGDAEPDPDKAIKLYQQAEDIALEDMPLIPLYTKSNAYLHSAKIEPRVSKFVGVSALWATFK; encoded by the coding sequence GTGGCACTGGGATTGGCTCTGGTGCTCGCCTCGTGTGGAGACGGGAAGAGCAGCGGCTCCGGCAGCGGCTCGGGCAGCAAGAGCGAGGTCATCGCGATCGCTGCCGACCCGCTGGAGTACATCAACCCGCTGAACGAGAACGGCAGTCCCGGCATCCAGGTCGCGATGGCGATGTTCGCCCCGCTGGTGACCACGGACCCGGAGACCGGCAAGCTGCAGAACGTGATGGCCGACTCGGTCACGCCGGACAAGACCAGCCAGACCTGGACGATCAAACTCAAGGCCGGCAACACGTTCCAGAACGGCCAGCCGCTGACCGCGAAGGACTACGTGGACAGCTGGAACCTGACCGCGATGGGCTCGAACGCCTGGAAGAACAACGGCTTCTTCTCCAAGGTCGAGGGGTACGACGCGCTGAACCCGCCGACCCCGGACGGCGCCACGCCGAAGCCGACCGCGGTGAAGACGCTGAGCGGTCTGAAGCAGATCGACGACCTGACCTTCTCGGTCAAGCTGAAGGTGCCGTTCTCGCAGTTCGGCCTGACGCTGCAGTACCTCGGCCTCGCCCCGCTGCCGGAGGAAGTGCGGAAGAACCCGGACGCGTACAAGCGCAAGCCGATCGGCAACGGCCCGTTCAAGCTCGCCGCCGACTGGAACGCCGGTGACGACATCAAGCTGGCCAAGTGGGACGGCTACAAGGGCTCGCTGGTACCGCAGGCCGACGAGATCACGTACCGGTTCATCCCGAACGCGGACACGGCGTACAACGAGTTCCTGGCCGGGAACGTGGACTTCGTCGACGTGCCGTCGACCAAGGTGAAGAGCTTCAAGACCGACGCCCCGGACCAGTGGGTGACCAGCATCAGCTCCGGCGCCAACTACCTGGTGATCCCGGCGTGGGACCCGCGGTTCAAGAACCCGAAGCTGCGGCACGCGTTCTCGGAGGCGATCGACCGGAAGGCGTTCGCCGACCTCGTCGGCCTGTCCGAGCCGGCCAAGGGTCTGGTCGCGCCGGACATGGCCGGGTACCGCGACAACGCCTGCAAGTACTGCGATTTCGACGCCGCGAAGGCCAAGCAGCTGCTGGCGGAGGCCGGCGGTTTCTCCGGCACGCTGAACATCAGCTACAGCACCACGTCGGCGACCGGCCAGATCTTCGCCGAGGCGATCGGCAACATGTTGCGGCAGAACCTCGGCCTGCAGGTGAAGTACACCGGCAAGCAGGGTTCGGAGATCACCGAGCTGGCCAACTCCCGCAAGCTGGACGGTCTGCGGTTCGGCGGCTGGGGTCACGACTACCCGTCGATCGAGGACTACCTGACGCCGATGTTCAAGTCCAACGGTGACGCGAACTTCGCCAACTACGCCAACCCGGCGCTGGACGCCGTACTGGCCAAGGGCGACGCCGAGCCGGACCCGGACAAGGCGATCAAGCTGTACCAGCAGGCCGAGGACATCGCGCTCGAGGACATGCCGCTGATCCCGCTCTACACGAAGTCGAACGCGTACCTGCACTCGGCGAAGATCGAGCCGCGGGTCTCGAAGTTCGTCGGTGTGTCGGCGCTCTGGGCAACTTTCAAGTGA
- a CDS encoding ABC transporter ATP-binding protein → MAEELLVATNVVKHYDISPALNFGAKTVVRAVDGVDVTLRKGESLGIVGESGCGKSTLVRLLAALEKPTSGRIEYGGVDVSKLRGRELRRWRRNVQVVFQDPYSSLNPRMRVGEIVAEPFEVHPDVGKGTKGFDIRTRVRELLELVGLRPEDETKFPHQFSGGQRQRIGIARAIALNPDVLLCDEPVSALDLSVQAQVVNLLMRLQRELGLSIIFVAHDLSVVRHVSDRVAVMYLGKVAELGEHQHVYDVPAHPYTQALLSAEPGLARQGRQRIVLAGDPPSPVMPPSGCRFHTRCLRAEAKCSTDVPELREIMSGQTVSCHFAEDAQTAYSTA, encoded by the coding sequence ATGGCCGAAGAGTTGCTGGTGGCAACGAACGTCGTGAAGCACTACGACATCAGCCCGGCGCTGAACTTCGGCGCCAAGACCGTCGTCCGGGCGGTCGACGGCGTCGACGTGACGCTGCGCAAGGGTGAGTCGCTCGGCATCGTCGGCGAGTCCGGCTGCGGGAAGTCGACGCTGGTCCGGCTGCTCGCCGCGCTGGAGAAGCCGACGTCGGGCCGGATCGAGTACGGCGGTGTGGACGTCAGCAAGCTCCGGGGCCGCGAGCTGCGGCGCTGGCGGCGCAACGTCCAGGTGGTGTTCCAGGACCCGTACTCCAGCCTGAACCCGCGGATGCGGGTCGGCGAGATCGTCGCCGAGCCGTTCGAGGTGCACCCGGACGTCGGCAAGGGCACTAAGGGTTTCGACATCCGGACCCGGGTCCGCGAGCTGCTCGAGCTGGTCGGTCTGCGGCCCGAGGACGAGACGAAGTTCCCGCACCAGTTCTCCGGTGGACAGCGGCAGCGGATCGGGATCGCGCGGGCGATCGCACTCAACCCCGACGTACTGCTGTGCGACGAGCCGGTGTCGGCGCTCGACCTGTCGGTGCAGGCGCAGGTGGTGAACCTGTTGATGCGGCTGCAGCGCGAGCTCGGCCTGAGCATCATCTTCGTCGCCCACGACCTGTCCGTCGTCCGGCACGTCTCCGACCGGGTCGCGGTCATGTACCTCGGCAAGGTCGCCGAGCTGGGCGAGCACCAGCACGTGTACGACGTACCCGCGCATCCGTACACGCAGGCGCTGCTGTCCGCCGAGCCCGGTCTGGCGCGCCAGGGCCGGCAGCGGATCGTGCTGGCCGGTGACCCGCCGTCACCGGTCATGCCGCCGTCCGGATGCCGGTTCCACACCCGATGCCTGCGGGCGGAGGCAAAGTGCAGCACCGACGTACCCGAGCTCCGGGAGATCATGTCCGGCCAGACCGTCTCGTGCCACTTCGCGGAGGATGCGCAAACGGCGTACTCAACCGCGTGA
- the dapB gene encoding 4-hydroxy-tetrahydrodipicolinate reductase has translation MIKVGVLGAKGRMGAQTCLAVEEAADCELVAQLDQGDALDALTEAGAAVVVDFTRPEVVMDNLAWCIEHGIHAVVGTTGFDDERLATLRSQLAAGPQTGVLIAPNFSIGAVLMMQFAAKAAPYYESVEIVELHHPDKVDAPSGTARRTAELIADARREAGSGPIPDATTTALDGARGADVDGIRVHGVRLRGLIAHQEVLFGDEGETLTIRHDSMARVSFMAGVLLGVRRIGDAPGLTVGLEHFMDLS, from the coding sequence ATGATCAAGGTCGGTGTCCTGGGAGCCAAGGGCAGGATGGGCGCTCAGACGTGCCTCGCGGTCGAGGAGGCTGCCGATTGTGAGCTGGTCGCGCAGCTCGACCAGGGCGACGCGCTCGACGCGCTGACCGAGGCCGGCGCCGCGGTCGTCGTCGACTTCACCCGGCCCGAGGTCGTGATGGACAACCTGGCCTGGTGCATCGAGCACGGCATCCACGCGGTCGTCGGCACCACCGGTTTCGACGACGAGCGGCTCGCGACCCTGCGCTCGCAGCTCGCTGCCGGCCCGCAGACCGGCGTGCTGATCGCGCCGAACTTCTCGATCGGCGCCGTGCTGATGATGCAGTTCGCCGCGAAGGCCGCGCCGTACTACGAGTCCGTCGAGATCGTCGAGCTGCACCACCCGGACAAGGTGGACGCTCCGTCCGGCACGGCCCGGCGTACGGCGGAACTGATCGCGGACGCCCGCCGCGAGGCCGGCTCCGGCCCGATCCCGGACGCCACCACGACGGCGCTCGACGGCGCCCGCGGCGCGGACGTCGACGGGATCCGGGTGCACGGCGTCCGGCTGCGCGGCCTGATCGCGCACCAGGAGGTGCTGTTCGGCGACGAGGGTGAGACGCTGACGATCCGGCACGACTCGATGGCCCGGGTCTCGTTCATGGCCGGCGTCCTGCTCGGCGTCCGGCGGATCGGCGACGCGCCCGGTCTGACGGTCGGGCTCGAGCACTTCATGGACCTCTCCTGA
- a CDS encoding ABC transporter ATP-binding protein yields MTATGEVLLKVDNLSVEFDTPHGPVRAVDGVSWQVRAGEMLAILGESGSGKSVSTQALTGILEMPPGRIVSGTAEYRGADLIQMTTRERRRIVGDRITMVFQDSLSALNPVQSVGTQIAECYRVHRGMSKRDAMKKAAEMLDQVRIPAAANRVRDYPHEFSGGMRQRVMLAMALALDPDVLIADEPTTALDVTVQAQILELIAELQAERDMGVVLITHDLGVVSDVADNVVVMYAGHVVERAATAEALEHPVHPYTEGLLGSMPSADLKGRELPTIPGTPPSLRAIPSGCAFRPRCPIAVDDCAAEVPPLLTIAPGREAACIRRTSLAAKEAV; encoded by the coding sequence ATGACTGCCACTGGTGAAGTACTGCTCAAGGTCGACAATCTGTCGGTCGAGTTCGACACGCCGCACGGGCCGGTGCGGGCCGTGGACGGGGTGTCCTGGCAGGTGCGGGCGGGGGAGATGCTGGCGATCCTGGGCGAGTCCGGGTCCGGGAAGAGCGTCTCGACGCAGGCGCTGACCGGGATCCTGGAGATGCCGCCGGGCCGGATCGTGTCCGGTACGGCGGAGTACCGCGGCGCGGACCTGATCCAGATGACCACCAGGGAACGGCGCCGGATCGTCGGCGACCGGATCACGATGGTGTTCCAGGACTCGCTGTCGGCGCTGAACCCGGTGCAGTCGGTCGGGACCCAGATCGCCGAGTGCTACCGGGTCCACCGCGGGATGTCGAAGCGGGACGCGATGAAGAAGGCCGCGGAGATGCTCGACCAGGTGCGGATCCCGGCCGCGGCGAACCGGGTGCGGGACTACCCGCACGAGTTCTCCGGCGGGATGCGGCAGCGCGTGATGCTGGCGATGGCGCTCGCGCTGGATCCCGACGTACTGATCGCCGACGAGCCGACCACGGCGCTCGACGTGACCGTGCAGGCGCAGATCCTGGAATTGATCGCCGAACTGCAGGCCGAGCGGGACATGGGCGTGGTGCTGATCACGCATGACCTCGGCGTGGTCTCGGACGTCGCCGACAACGTCGTCGTGATGTACGCCGGCCACGTGGTCGAGCGGGCCGCGACGGCCGAGGCCCTCGAACATCCCGTACACCCTTACACCGAAGGGCTGCTGGGCTCCATGCCGTCGGCCGACCTCAAGGGCCGGGAGCTGCCGACGATCCCGGGTACGCCGCCGTCGCTGCGGGCGATCCCGTCCGGCTGCGCGTTCCGGCCCCGGTGCCCGATCGCGGTCGACGACTGCGCGGCCGAGGTGCCGCCGTTGCTGACCATCGCGCCCGGCCGTGAGGCCGCGTGCATCCGGCGTACGTCGCTAGCGGCGAAGGAGGCTGTCTAA
- a CDS encoding ATP-binding protein, protein MPSDGSRRGTDDGQGAGFGELLRRHRREAGLSQEALAERAGLSVDAIAALERGRRRAPRAQTLRLLADALRLGEPERSLLTAAARKEAGSVRLPMRQPPAPINELIGRTTELTATTRLLGQRMTRLLTLTGPGGVGKTKLTLALAGDVADSFPDGVCWVPLASVTDSAAVAPAVAASIGMHLLESTRLVEEIAEQIGRSTMLLVLDNCSHLVATVGQVCSTLLEHCPNLSILASSRELLRLPGESVYVVPALALPHDEDRLASSEAVRLFVDRAVARGYDPSGELDQVARVVRRLEGMPLAIELAAARTNVMTIAELASELETSFGILAGGPRTASPRQQSMYGAIEWSHALLSEAEREMFARLSVFAGGWTLGAAAAVMSGGATRVEALDLIGRLADKSLIRVVRRDGVARYYMLAVIREFAADRLRAAGQTDEAAGRHAQYFVGLAEDSQSHLRGPEQGEWLDRLDRELANLRSAMAWALRTRSVDEALRLAGGLWLFCYLRGHYAEGSQWLERALHLGDSVPPEQIADLAPVCAKANLGAGTLAFLQCEYDAATEQLQTALRQYKELGDTSGTALVLQRLGGVARERGDYEAAEDLHCESYDLYESLDDRAGMAWAHNYLGFVAWLRGDLETGARRCRRARDSFRVVGDGEGLAWSLISLGAIAQYGGDLVEAEDLLQESLALSQRLGYREGVAWSLNQLGIVERRRGLTDRAVHLLDESLAEHRDLGDRWRSASVLEELAAVAQQRERSEYAAFLLGAADGVREVIRAPVPEIEKAGCEATRAAVEASLERRAFRAAWSAGRAAPLAAVADGYRPPGSTPAVRTRDPL, encoded by the coding sequence GTGCCATCAGACGGATCTCGCCGCGGCACGGACGACGGGCAGGGGGCTGGGTTCGGCGAGCTACTGCGCCGGCACCGACGGGAGGCGGGGCTGTCGCAGGAAGCGCTGGCCGAACGCGCCGGTCTCAGCGTCGACGCGATCGCGGCGTTGGAGCGAGGACGCCGGCGTGCGCCGCGGGCGCAGACGCTGCGCCTGCTCGCGGACGCCCTGCGGCTCGGTGAGCCCGAGCGGTCCCTGCTGACCGCGGCGGCGCGCAAGGAGGCCGGGTCCGTCCGGCTGCCGATGCGGCAACCGCCGGCGCCGATCAACGAGCTGATCGGGCGGACGACCGAGCTGACCGCGACGACGCGCCTGCTCGGGCAGCGCATGACTCGTTTGCTGACCTTGACCGGACCGGGCGGCGTCGGCAAGACCAAGCTCACCTTGGCACTTGCGGGCGACGTGGCGGACAGCTTCCCGGACGGCGTCTGCTGGGTGCCGCTCGCGTCGGTCACCGACTCCGCCGCGGTCGCTCCCGCCGTCGCCGCGTCGATCGGCATGCACCTACTGGAAAGCACGCGGCTGGTCGAAGAGATCGCCGAGCAGATCGGCCGGAGCACGATGCTGCTCGTGCTCGACAACTGCTCGCACCTGGTCGCGACGGTCGGGCAGGTCTGCTCGACCTTGCTCGAGCACTGCCCGAACCTGTCGATCCTCGCGTCCAGCCGGGAGCTGCTGCGGCTGCCGGGCGAGAGCGTGTACGTCGTCCCCGCGCTGGCCCTGCCGCACGACGAGGACCGGTTGGCGTCGTCGGAAGCGGTGCGGCTGTTCGTCGACCGCGCCGTCGCTCGCGGGTACGACCCGAGCGGCGAGCTCGACCAGGTCGCGCGCGTGGTACGCCGTCTGGAGGGTATGCCGCTCGCGATCGAGCTGGCCGCGGCGCGGACGAACGTGATGACGATCGCGGAACTGGCCAGTGAGCTCGAGACGTCGTTCGGCATCCTGGCCGGTGGCCCGCGCACCGCGTCGCCTCGCCAGCAGTCGATGTACGGCGCGATCGAGTGGAGCCACGCGTTGCTCAGCGAGGCCGAGCGGGAGATGTTCGCCCGGCTGTCGGTCTTCGCCGGCGGGTGGACGCTGGGTGCGGCCGCAGCGGTCATGTCCGGTGGCGCGACCCGGGTCGAGGCCCTCGACCTCATCGGTCGGCTGGCCGACAAGTCGCTGATCCGGGTGGTCAGGCGAGACGGCGTCGCGCGCTACTACATGCTCGCCGTGATCCGGGAGTTCGCGGCTGATCGCCTGCGGGCCGCCGGACAGACGGACGAGGCGGCCGGGCGGCACGCGCAGTACTTCGTCGGCCTGGCCGAGGACTCGCAGAGCCACCTGCGGGGACCGGAGCAGGGGGAGTGGCTCGACCGGTTGGACCGCGAGCTCGCGAACCTGCGATCCGCGATGGCGTGGGCGCTGCGGACCAGGTCGGTCGACGAGGCGTTGCGGCTGGCCGGCGGGCTGTGGCTGTTCTGCTACCTCCGCGGGCACTATGCCGAGGGCAGTCAGTGGCTCGAGCGGGCGCTGCACCTCGGCGACTCGGTGCCGCCCGAACAGATCGCGGACCTTGCGCCGGTGTGCGCGAAGGCGAACCTCGGCGCCGGAACGCTGGCGTTCCTCCAGTGCGAGTACGACGCCGCCACCGAGCAGCTGCAGACCGCGCTGCGCCAGTACAAGGAACTCGGCGACACGTCCGGTACGGCGTTGGTGCTGCAACGCCTCGGCGGCGTCGCACGCGAACGCGGCGACTACGAGGCAGCGGAGGACCTGCACTGCGAGAGCTACGACCTGTACGAGAGCCTCGACGACCGGGCCGGGATGGCCTGGGCGCACAACTACCTCGGCTTCGTGGCCTGGCTCCGCGGCGATCTCGAGACGGGCGCGCGCCGCTGCCGACGGGCCCGCGACAGCTTCCGGGTCGTCGGTGACGGCGAAGGACTCGCCTGGTCGCTGATCAGCCTCGGCGCGATCGCGCAGTACGGCGGTGACCTGGTCGAGGCCGAGGACCTGTTGCAGGAGAGTCTCGCCCTGTCGCAACGGCTCGGGTACCGCGAGGGAGTCGCCTGGTCGCTGAACCAGCTAGGCATCGTCGAACGCCGACGCGGCCTGACCGACCGCGCCGTACACCTGCTCGACGAAAGCTTGGCCGAGCATCGTGATCTGGGGGACCGGTGGCGGTCGGCCAGTGTGCTCGAGGAGCTGGCCGCGGTCGCACAACAACGAGAACGCAGCGAGTACGCCGCTTTCCTGCTCGGCGCGGCCGACGGTGTACGGGAAGTCATCCGGGCGCCGGTGCCGGAGATCGAGAAGGCCGGCTGCGAGGCGACCCGAGCCGCGGTCGAAGCGTCGCTCGAGCGGCGGGCCTTCCGGGCAGCCTGGTCGGCCGGCCGCGCGGCGCCACTGGCCGCTGTCGCCGACGGTTACCGGCCCCCGGGATCGACACCGGCGGTGCGGACCCGCGATCCGCTCTGA
- a CDS encoding ABC transporter permease: protein MIRFILRRALAAVPIGVLVTLGVFALVFAMPGDPLRELAGDKPIPAAVLAAKRAQYHLNDPFIVQYLLSMKDILTGHFGTTFAGADIADQLRLRIPVTLKLTLLANAVQWTLGLFFGIYAGFKRNGWVDRSLLLATLVLLAVPGLVAYFAAQYLFGVELKWFPVSGVLEGFPRSYLLPALVIGVLGFAGLARLLRTSIVETVNADFVKTARAKGLGEQRVLWRHILPNALLPVVTFIGLDLAGMFGGAIITESIFNLPGLGQFMFQAIKLKEGGVVVLLSTLAFISFILINLLIDLLYGVLDPRVRNV from the coding sequence GTGATCCGTTTCATCCTGCGCCGTGCACTGGCGGCGGTACCGATCGGTGTGCTGGTGACGCTGGGGGTCTTCGCGCTCGTCTTCGCGATGCCCGGGGACCCCCTGCGGGAACTGGCCGGCGACAAGCCGATCCCCGCCGCGGTGCTGGCCGCCAAGCGCGCGCAGTACCACCTGAACGATCCCTTCATCGTCCAGTACCTGCTGAGTATGAAGGACATCCTCACCGGTCATTTCGGTACGACGTTCGCGGGCGCGGACATCGCCGACCAGCTCCGGCTGCGGATCCCGGTGACGCTGAAGCTGACGCTGCTGGCGAACGCCGTCCAGTGGACGCTGGGGCTGTTCTTCGGTATCTACGCCGGCTTCAAGCGCAACGGCTGGGTCGACCGGTCGTTGCTGCTGGCAACACTTGTGCTGCTCGCGGTGCCCGGACTGGTGGCGTACTTCGCCGCGCAGTACCTGTTCGGGGTCGAGCTGAAGTGGTTCCCGGTGTCCGGTGTGCTGGAAGGGTTCCCGCGCTCGTACCTGCTGCCCGCGCTGGTGATCGGCGTCCTCGGGTTCGCCGGGCTGGCCCGGCTGCTGCGGACGTCGATCGTGGAGACGGTGAACGCCGACTTCGTGAAGACCGCGCGGGCCAAGGGGCTCGGCGAGCAGCGGGTGCTGTGGCGGCACATCCTGCCGAACGCGCTGCTGCCGGTGGTCACGTTCATCGGGCTCGACCTGGCCGGCATGTTCGGCGGCGCGATCATCACCGAGAGCATCTTCAACCTGCCCGGGCTCGGTCAGTTCATGTTCCAGGCGATCAAGCTGAAGGAGGGCGGCGTCGTGGTGCTGCTGTCCACGCTCGCGTTCATCTCGTTCATCCTGATCAACCTGCTGATCGACCTTCTGTACGGCGTCCTGGATCCGAGGGTGCGCAATGTCTGA
- a CDS encoding alpha/beta hydrolase produces MKYVPLALGAAAVALSTAAVLVVPGSGATASTQSATVVDKPHQVANRYLEQKPQWVECGDAELRTYCAKITVPRDWANQYAGHDLQIAVSKVAPAKGTPSRVVFGNPGGPGGAGLGMAPYLASQAPLAKDHLAVGFDPRGTGGSSNVSCDGAPGYTMDARDRAPATRDLIAEASEMAQTYCAQQSRGLLPYITTAQTVQDMDLIRRLLGFDKMDYVGYSGGTWLGAYYQTYFPEHVGRFVLDSNTDFTKTWLDTFVSQPQAFERRFREDFAPWAAKYDGQLHLGSSPGAVIRLYERLRRTLKEQPATEEFLDGAVNVRYDENTLDLMVTGDLYSKLDFHSLAADLLFLHDLSEAQAKGGPRAAQRHVDALSKTRQQQLVERAGRAPVGLRTLGEDDAEDATFTAITCNDTAWPQGREYGEQLAARLGPHFPLVGWTMSENPCFYWDRPNLTMPTPTGKGLPTTLMVQSVHDPATSYSLAASAHSRYAGSRLLTVTGEGDHGVYGGVNRCADRIINTFLTTGAAPAKDISCAGEGIPAPEATEPGFEEGAGTPLRKIAGFTKAVSGYLP; encoded by the coding sequence ATGAAGTACGTTCCCCTGGCCCTCGGCGCGGCAGCCGTGGCGCTGTCCACTGCCGCCGTTCTCGTCGTGCCGGGCTCGGGCGCGACGGCGTCGACGCAGTCGGCGACCGTCGTCGACAAGCCACATCAGGTGGCGAACAGGTATCTCGAGCAGAAACCGCAGTGGGTCGAGTGCGGTGACGCGGAGCTTCGCACGTACTGCGCGAAGATCACCGTCCCGCGCGACTGGGCCAACCAGTACGCCGGGCACGACCTGCAGATCGCGGTCAGCAAGGTCGCCCCGGCCAAAGGCACACCGAGCCGGGTCGTGTTCGGCAACCCCGGCGGACCCGGTGGCGCCGGCCTCGGGATGGCGCCGTACCTCGCGAGCCAGGCGCCGCTCGCCAAGGATCACCTCGCCGTCGGCTTCGACCCGCGCGGCACCGGCGGCAGCTCGAACGTGAGCTGCGACGGCGCCCCCGGCTACACGATGGACGCGCGCGACCGCGCTCCCGCGACCCGCGACCTGATCGCCGAGGCCTCGGAGATGGCGCAGACGTACTGCGCCCAGCAGTCCCGCGGCCTGCTCCCCTACATCACCACCGCGCAGACGGTGCAGGACATGGACCTGATCCGGCGGCTGCTCGGTTTCGACAAGATGGACTACGTCGGGTACTCCGGCGGCACCTGGCTCGGCGCGTACTACCAGACCTACTTCCCCGAGCACGTCGGCCGCTTCGTGCTGGACTCCAACACGGACTTCACCAAGACCTGGCTCGACACGTTCGTCAGCCAGCCGCAGGCGTTCGAGCGCCGGTTCCGCGAGGACTTCGCACCCTGGGCGGCCAAGTACGACGGCCAACTGCACCTCGGCTCGTCACCGGGCGCGGTCATCCGCCTGTACGAACGGTTACGACGCACCCTCAAGGAGCAGCCCGCGACCGAGGAGTTCCTGGACGGCGCGGTCAACGTCAGGTACGACGAGAACACCCTCGACCTGATGGTGACCGGGGATTTGTACTCGAAGCTCGACTTCCATTCCCTGGCCGCCGACCTGCTATTTCTTCATGACCTTTCCGAAGCGCAGGCAAAAGGCGGTCCGCGGGCCGCGCAACGCCACGTCGACGCGCTCTCGAAGACCCGCCAGCAGCAGCTCGTCGAGCGCGCCGGGCGCGCACCCGTCGGGCTCCGGACGCTCGGTGAGGACGACGCCGAGGACGCGACGTTCACCGCGATCACCTGCAACGACACGGCCTGGCCGCAAGGCCGCGAGTACGGCGAACAGCTCGCCGCCCGCCTCGGTCCGCACTTCCCGTTGGTCGGCTGGACGATGTCCGAGAACCCCTGCTTCTACTGGGACCGTCCGAACCTGACGATGCCCACACCGACCGGCAAAGGCTTGCCCACAACGCTGATGGTGCAGTCCGTGCACGACCCGGCGACCAGTTACAGCCTCGCCGCATCGGCCCACAGCAGGTACGCCGGTTCGCGGCTGCTGACCGTCACGGGCGAAGGCGACCACGGTGTGTACGGCGGCGTGAACCGCTGCGCCGACCGGATCATCAACACGTTCCTCACCACTGGGGCCGCACCGGCCAAGGACATCAGCTGCGCCGGCGAAGGCATCCCGGCACCCGAGGCCACGGAGCCCGGCTTCGAGGAAGGCGCCGGTACTCCTTTACGAAAGATCGCCGGATTCACAAAAGCCGTTTCCGGATATCTGCCCTGA
- a CDS encoding ABC transporter permease yields MSEQITAAVGAEAQEIGDGRALSNRELLRALLRKPQFIVCSLLLLAFFTMAAVPKLFTSADPRFCELAKSRQGRSSGHPFGFDIQGCDYFANVIYGARPSVLVSICASFGVFVLAGSLGLLAGYFPGFVDGLISRTADVLFSIPGIVVLIVILNSVANRSIWIIVGVILLIGWPGGMRLMRATVFSVRNREYVLAARSIGVPPVRILRKHVFPNAMAPLLAMTTLGIGGMVGLEAALTFLGVGLQPPSISWGSQFGVAASYRDTPHLFIWPALFISTMTISFMIIGDSIRDALDPKLMR; encoded by the coding sequence ATGTCTGAACAGATCACCGCTGCGGTCGGCGCCGAGGCGCAGGAAATCGGCGACGGCCGCGCCCTGTCCAACCGCGAGTTGCTCCGGGCCCTGCTGCGCAAGCCGCAGTTCATCGTGTGCAGCCTGCTGCTGCTCGCCTTCTTCACGATGGCGGCGGTGCCGAAGCTGTTCACATCCGCCGATCCGCGGTTCTGCGAGCTGGCCAAGAGCCGGCAGGGCCGCAGCTCGGGGCACCCGTTCGGGTTCGACATCCAGGGCTGCGACTACTTCGCGAACGTCATCTACGGCGCGCGACCGTCGGTGCTGGTCAGCATCTGCGCGAGTTTCGGCGTGTTCGTGCTGGCCGGCTCGCTCGGCCTGCTGGCCGGGTACTTCCCGGGTTTTGTGGACGGCCTGATCTCGCGGACCGCCGACGTACTGTTCTCGATCCCCGGCATCGTGGTGCTGATCGTGATCCTGAACTCGGTCGCGAACCGGAGTATCTGGATCATCGTCGGCGTCATCCTGCTGATCGGCTGGCCGGGCGGGATGCGGCTGATGCGGGCCACGGTCTTCTCGGTCCGCAACCGCGAGTACGTCCTGGCGGCCCGGTCGATCGGCGTGCCGCCGGTCCGGATCCTGCGCAAACATGTGTTCCCGAACGCGATGGCGCCGCTGCTGGCGATGACCACACTCGGCATCGGCGGCATGGTCGGGCTCGAGGCCGCGCTGACGTTCCTCGGGGTCGGGCTGCAACCGCCGTCGATCTCGTGGGGCTCGCAGTTCGGCGTCGCGGCGTCGTACCGGGACACCCCGCACCTGTTCATCTGGCCGGCGTTGTTCATCTCCACGATGACGATCTCGTTCATGATCATCGGCGACTCGATCCGGGACGCCCTCGACCCGAAACTCATGCGATGA